One Bombyx mori chromosome 28, ASM3026992v2 DNA segment encodes these proteins:
- the LOC101737711 gene encoding PRKCA-binding protein isoform X2, whose protein sequence is MMQEYEDDFLFEEDKMGMIVTSGSVVLSKDEKNLIGISIGGGAPLCPCLYIVQIFDNTPASKEGTLQSGDELVGVNGQSVKGKTKVEVAKMIQSAKDEVTINYNKLHADPKQGKSLDIIMKKMKHRLVENMSSGAADALGLSRAILCNDTLVAKLDELRETENTYKRLVEHSKRMLKSYFDLLQTYKAVGDIFSAIGVREPQARASEAFSKFGQYHRLLERDGIKMLKTLKPILSDMGTYLNKAIPDTKLTIRKYADTKFEYLSYCLKVKEMDDEEYGYNALQEPLYRVETGNYEYRLILRCRQDARTRFARLRSDVLVKLELLENKKAQDVAHQLKKFIQGLAVYHNETLEHLMENSTLFPVEVDLSQNCFQYKSAGQISEDVQDEDIEYAKEIQEYHDLSVNDTREAKLMKKRQTDDNEHNDATEQLLPGIDTVDIDRSENNDVSDNLTLLTELGLADAGANDEFGSFQNGLMDDFMPKSSSDVDDVFDKLLNDLSIGK, encoded by the exons atgatGCAAGAATATGAAGACGACTTTTTATTTGAAGAGGATAAAAT GGGTATGATCGTGACGTCTGGTAGCGTCGTGCTGAGTAAAGATGAAAAGAACTTGATAGGTATCAGCATCGGTGGTGGAGCTCCATTGTGTCCATGCCTTTACATCGTACAG ATATTCGACAACACTCCAGCATCCAAGGAAGGCACCCTGCAGAGCGGTGACGAGCTGGTCGGTGTCAATGGGCAGTCCGTAAAAGGAAAAACCAAAGTTGAGGTCGCGAAAATGATACAGTCGGCCAAG GATGAAGTAACAATAAACTATAACAAACTCCACGCCGATCCCAAACAAGGGAAAAGTCTAGATATAATCATGAAGAAGATGAAACACAGATTAGTAGAGAACATGTCTTCGGGGGCCGCTGATGCCCTTGGATTATCGAGGGCTATACTGTGCAATGACACGCTGGTAGCGAAACTGGACGAGCTGAGGGAAACCGAGAATACATACAAGAGACTCGTGGAGCATTCTAAGAG AATGTTAAAGTCGTACTTTGACTTACTCCAAACTTACAAAGCTGTCGGGGATATATTCTCGGCGATCGGGGTGAGAGAGCCTCAGGCTAGAGCTTCCGAGGCTTTCTCGAAGTTCGGTCAATATCATAGACTGCTCGAACGAGACGGCATTAAAATGTTGAAAACTCTAAAGCCG ATCCTGTCTGACATGGGCACTTACTTGAACAAAGCTATACCGGACACCAAATTGACGATAAGGAAATACGCGGACACGAAATTCGAGTATCTGTCCTACTGTCTGAAGGTCAAAGAGATGGATGACGAGGAATACGGGTATAACGCTCTGCAGGAGCCTCTGTACCGAGTGGAAACCGGGAATTATGAATATAG GTTGATATTGCGTTGTCGCCAAGACGCCAGAACAAGGTTCGCCAGACTCAGGTCGGACGTTCTGGTAAAGCTGGAGCTTCTAGAGAATAAGAAAGCGCAGGACGTCGCCCATCAACTCAAGAAGTTCATTCAGGGACTGGCCGTTTACCACAA CGAAACCTTGGAGCATTTAATGGAGAATTCTACATTGTTCCCAGTCGAAGTTGACCTCTCGCAGAACTGTTTTCAGTATAAATCGGCAGGTCAAATTAGTGAG GACGTCCAAGATGAAGATATAGAATACGCAAAAGAAATACAAGAGTACCACGATTTGTCTGTTAACGACACGAGAGAGGCGAAGTTGATGAAGAAACGTCAGACGGACGACAATGAGCACAATGACGCTACCGAACAGCTTCTCCCGGGTATCGACACCGTTGACATTGACAGGTCCGAGAATAATGACGTTTCGGACAACTTGACACTCCTGACAGAGCTAGGGCTGGCGGACGCGGGAGCCAATGACGAATTCGGGAGCTTCCAAAACGGACTGATGGACGATTTCATGCCGAAGAGCAGCAGCGACGTCGATGACGTTTTCGATAAGCTGTTGAACGATTTGAGTATCGGAAAATAA
- the LOC101740578 gene encoding uncharacterized protein LOC101740578 → MAATDGQIVVAASRWSDEGNYLREFVAKNRLPSVAKIIKGQYGGLGVPTLPSPGLQSTAIFISAGKRKKIIAQAIKLKEGRRMVPVGPRIAIPDTYRGYFELLSEEGRAVRCIETVTELSRRKLDDGCLVRDPIRVICGKTDLDGNITADGTRNLPAGEIIMPKGETFLGKNKYLKCTDSKGDLILLSLDQRGKFSAIAKEENISGVHTAKTLLTKRLPITVRLVHGTPPRGLKSASHFVPEIRLLSMFEEEHVFALPLPKEGNALVALPLAAPLKLQKCKNEELIKNFMEFSRLVEKCNRLLTDVVDRMHVLDGKLGDPKRLLNGPLNAPPLVKTGYFLRRSASSDSANQHKHLRHNHIYSSHRDENSIPDEYDEIDQIYDYVRGFAPLPKSIKASYSNDPPPRHESAPASPAATPIHMPLITEIKPEPPPIETIPTKKPLNIQKAEKRTRKSIVPKEAPVIVYKEKCSVAQVPNLPKLFIKNNMNNSKTKIVFRQKSSSPTKETPSPLASPVRPLTKGDSPIFNIRYKSLSNIHQAMELDGTLDSSHSGGRTSGDSGNGPKLPEKRSRKISRPKSLTNLVWELKGCPVDEKPKARVKKENYKNVTSKLSLGAQKRVPTLYL, encoded by the coding sequence ATGGCAGCCACAGACGGGCAAATCGTTGTCGCTGCCTCGCGCTGGTCTGATGAGGGGAATTACTTAAGAGAGTTCGTCGCCAAGAACCGCCTTCCGAGCGTCGCCAAGATCATCAAAGGACAGTATGGAGGCCTGGGTGTCCCGACCTTACCGAGCCCCGGACTACAGAGCACAGCGATCTTCATATCAGCGGGAAAGAGAAAGAAAATCATCGCCCAAGCTATCAAACTCAAAGAAGGACGTCGCATGGTACCCGTAGGGCCGAGAATCGCCATCCCAGACACGTATAGAGGATACTTCGAGTTGCTTAGTGAAGAAGGTAGGGCGGTCAGATGTATTGAGACAGTAACTGAACTATCTAGACGGAAACTAGACGATGGCTGCTTGGTTAGAGATCCTATTAGAGTAATTTGCGGGAAAACAGATTTAGATGGTAATATCACAGCGGATGGAACCAGAAACTTACCCGCCGGCGAAATAATAATGCCTAAAGGTGAAACGTTCTTGGGTAAGAATAAGTATTTGAAATGCACAGACTCAAAAGGAGATCTGATCCTGTTGAGCCTGGATCAGAGAGGAAAGTTTTCCGCTATCGCTAAAGAAGAGAACATCAGTGGAGTTCACACCGCTAAGACTTTGCTGACGAAACGACTGCCGATAACGGTAAGACTAGTGCACGGAACTCCGCCGCGAGGATTGAAGAGTGCAAGCCATTTCGTTCCTGAAATAAGACTGCTTTCGATGTTCGAAGAAGAACATGTTTTCGCTCTGCCACTACCCAAAGAAGGCAATGCATTGGTTGCTTTACCTCTAGCTGCTCCTCTCAAATTGCAGAAGTGCAAAAACGAGGAACTAATTAAGAATTTCATGGAATTCTCAAGATTAGTCGAGAAATGTAACAGACTGCTGACTGACGTTGTTGACAGGATGCACGTACTCGATGGCAAATTGGGAGACCCAAAACGACTCCTTAATGGCCCATTAAACGCACCACCGTTAGTTAAAACCGGTTACTTTTTACGACGCAGCGCGTCATCCGATTCCGCGAACCAACACAAGCATCTGAGACACAATCACATTTACAGCAGTCATCGAGACGAGAACAGCATTCCCGACGAATATGATGAGATCGACCAAATTTATGACTACGTCAGGGGTTTCGCTCCATTACCGAAAAGCATTAAAGCATCTTATTCCAACGATCCCCCTCCTAGACATGAATCGGCCCCCGCTTCGCCGGCAGCCACGCCCATCCACATGCCACTAATCACGGAGATCAAGCCAGAGCCGCCCCCCATTGAAACGATCCCCACCAAAAAGCCATTGAACATTCAAAAAGCAGAGAAAAGAACCCGAAAATCAATTGTGCCGAAAGAGGCACCGGTGATTGTCTACAAAGAGAAATGCTCTGTGGCGCAAGTACCGAACTTACCGAAGCTGTTCATAAAAAACAACATGAACAACAGCAAAACTAAAATAGTTTTCAGGCAGAAAAGTAGCTCGCCCACAAAAGAAACGCCTAGTCCCTTAGCTAGTCCAGTCAGACCTTTAACTAAAGGCGATTCGCCTATCTTCAACATAAGGTATAAGAGTCTTTCAAACATTCACCAAGCCATGGAGTTAGATGGAACGTTGGACTCCAGTCATTCGGGCGGCAGGACATCTGGAGATTCTGGCAATGGACCGAAATTACCCGAGAAACGATCTAGGAAGATAAGCAGACCAAAAAGCTTGACGAACTTGGTCTGGGAACTTAAGGGGTGTCCGGTTGATGAGAAACCAAAAGCTAGGGTGAAAAAAGAGAATTACAAGAACGTTACCTCTAAATTGTCTCTGGGTGCGCAGAAGCGGGTACCAACGCTTTACCTTTGA
- the LOC101737711 gene encoding PRKCA-binding protein isoform X1 — MWQQNELYFDPRIYPLLHDTMARCTFEDRMGMIVTSGSVVLSKDEKNLIGISIGGGAPLCPCLYIVQIFDNTPASKEGTLQSGDELVGVNGQSVKGKTKVEVAKMIQSAKDEVTINYNKLHADPKQGKSLDIIMKKMKHRLVENMSSGAADALGLSRAILCNDTLVAKLDELRETENTYKRLVEHSKRMLKSYFDLLQTYKAVGDIFSAIGVREPQARASEAFSKFGQYHRLLERDGIKMLKTLKPILSDMGTYLNKAIPDTKLTIRKYADTKFEYLSYCLKVKEMDDEEYGYNALQEPLYRVETGNYEYRLILRCRQDARTRFARLRSDVLVKLELLENKKAQDVAHQLKKFIQGLAVYHNETLEHLMENSTLFPVEVDLSQNCFQYKSAGQISEDVQDEDIEYAKEIQEYHDLSVNDTREAKLMKKRQTDDNEHNDATEQLLPGIDTVDIDRSENNDVSDNLTLLTELGLADAGANDEFGSFQNGLMDDFMPKSSSDVDDVFDKLLNDLSIGK, encoded by the exons ATGTGGCAGCAAAACGAACTGTATTTCGATCCAAGGATTTACCCGCTGTTGCACGACACCATGGCGCGGTGTACGTTCGAAGAtcgaat GGGTATGATCGTGACGTCTGGTAGCGTCGTGCTGAGTAAAGATGAAAAGAACTTGATAGGTATCAGCATCGGTGGTGGAGCTCCATTGTGTCCATGCCTTTACATCGTACAG ATATTCGACAACACTCCAGCATCCAAGGAAGGCACCCTGCAGAGCGGTGACGAGCTGGTCGGTGTCAATGGGCAGTCCGTAAAAGGAAAAACCAAAGTTGAGGTCGCGAAAATGATACAGTCGGCCAAG GATGAAGTAACAATAAACTATAACAAACTCCACGCCGATCCCAAACAAGGGAAAAGTCTAGATATAATCATGAAGAAGATGAAACACAGATTAGTAGAGAACATGTCTTCGGGGGCCGCTGATGCCCTTGGATTATCGAGGGCTATACTGTGCAATGACACGCTGGTAGCGAAACTGGACGAGCTGAGGGAAACCGAGAATACATACAAGAGACTCGTGGAGCATTCTAAGAG AATGTTAAAGTCGTACTTTGACTTACTCCAAACTTACAAAGCTGTCGGGGATATATTCTCGGCGATCGGGGTGAGAGAGCCTCAGGCTAGAGCTTCCGAGGCTTTCTCGAAGTTCGGTCAATATCATAGACTGCTCGAACGAGACGGCATTAAAATGTTGAAAACTCTAAAGCCG ATCCTGTCTGACATGGGCACTTACTTGAACAAAGCTATACCGGACACCAAATTGACGATAAGGAAATACGCGGACACGAAATTCGAGTATCTGTCCTACTGTCTGAAGGTCAAAGAGATGGATGACGAGGAATACGGGTATAACGCTCTGCAGGAGCCTCTGTACCGAGTGGAAACCGGGAATTATGAATATAG GTTGATATTGCGTTGTCGCCAAGACGCCAGAACAAGGTTCGCCAGACTCAGGTCGGACGTTCTGGTAAAGCTGGAGCTTCTAGAGAATAAGAAAGCGCAGGACGTCGCCCATCAACTCAAGAAGTTCATTCAGGGACTGGCCGTTTACCACAA CGAAACCTTGGAGCATTTAATGGAGAATTCTACATTGTTCCCAGTCGAAGTTGACCTCTCGCAGAACTGTTTTCAGTATAAATCGGCAGGTCAAATTAGTGAG GACGTCCAAGATGAAGATATAGAATACGCAAAAGAAATACAAGAGTACCACGATTTGTCTGTTAACGACACGAGAGAGGCGAAGTTGATGAAGAAACGTCAGACGGACGACAATGAGCACAATGACGCTACCGAACAGCTTCTCCCGGGTATCGACACCGTTGACATTGACAGGTCCGAGAATAATGACGTTTCGGACAACTTGACACTCCTGACAGAGCTAGGGCTGGCGGACGCGGGAGCCAATGACGAATTCGGGAGCTTCCAAAACGGACTGATGGACGATTTCATGCCGAAGAGCAGCAGCGACGTCGATGACGTTTTCGATAAGCTGTTGAACGATTTGAGTATCGGAAAATAA